One window from the genome of Deinococcus sp. NW-56 encodes:
- a CDS encoding IS4 family transposase — MKTPGSRPPHDTLQTALRSAFPLDARRLVVFTALVLAVIQARTVVLYSLKTHVTLPGTLTARYQRLCRFVQFSFPEGLFPRFALSFLPEGPLDLILDRTNWRFGQQDVNILLLSAVWNGFSLPLMWTLLPHGGASDSRTRESLVARFLTLCPDRPVRCLLADREFIGQHWFRFLDQHGIAPCIRLPARATIGQHRLPVWAVFKKLQVGEVRVWRRQTLIYGVSLRVAATKNAAGETLYLAYRGHVGPNLRRYAGRWQAENLHSALKTRGFNLEDTGLTRAERVSTLLTVVSVAFIWACVTGELLANKKDVQIKKHGHRAVSVFRLGLDHLQDLLLHPSPSSWRTLTTLMPRFEG, encoded by the coding sequence ATGAAAACCCCTGGGAGCCGACCCCCCCACGATACCTTGCAGACTGCCCTGCGGTCTGCCTTTCCTCTTGATGCCCGCCGCCTGGTCGTCTTCACGGCCTTGGTCCTGGCGGTCATCCAGGCTCGTACGGTGGTCCTGTACAGCCTCAAAACCCACGTCACGTTGCCAGGCACGCTCACGGCCCGCTACCAGCGGCTGTGTCGCTTCGTCCAGTTTTCCTTTCCGGAGGGTCTCTTTCCCCGCTTCGCCCTTTCCTTCCTGCCAGAGGGTCCCTTGGACCTGATCTTAGACCGGACGAACTGGAGATTCGGCCAGCAGGACGTGAACATCCTGCTGCTCTCTGCAGTCTGGAATGGGTTCAGTCTGCCCCTGATGTGGACGCTGCTCCCACATGGTGGGGCGAGTGATTCCCGAACCAGGGAATCACTCGTGGCGCGCTTCCTGACCCTCTGCCCAGATCGGCCGGTCCGGTGCCTCCTGGCCGACCGCGAGTTTATTGGGCAGCACTGGTTCCGCTTCCTCGATCAACATGGCATCGCGCCCTGTATTCGACTCCCGGCACGCGCCACCATCGGCCAACACCGTCTGCCCGTGTGGGCCGTCTTCAAGAAGCTCCAGGTCGGTGAAGTCAGGGTCTGGCGGCGCCAGACCCTGATCTACGGGGTATCGCTTCGCGTCGCCGCGACGAAGAATGCGGCTGGAGAAACGCTTTACCTCGCGTACCGGGGTCACGTGGGGCCAAATCTTCGACGATACGCAGGGCGCTGGCAGGCAGAGAATCTGCACTCTGCCTTGAAAACCAGGGGCTTCAACTTGGAGGACACGGGCCTGACCCGCGCGGAGCGGGTGTCCACCCTATTGACGGTGGTCAGCGTGGCGTTCATCTGGGCCTGCGTGACTGGGGAGCTGCTGGCAAACAAGAAGGACGTACAGATCAAGAAACACGGACACCGTGCGGTGTCCGTGTTCCGGCTTGGCCTCGACCATCTCCAAGACCTGCTGCTGCACCCGTCCCCGTCGTCCTGGCGTACCCTGACGACTCTCATGCCGCGTTTTGAAGGGTAG
- a CDS encoding IS630 family transposase, whose amino-acid sequence MQLLRYSLAGREGCRAELGRPHRSVDGVLHSEKNAVQPHRKRQWCIAHLTANFLCEMERVLDVYSRPYDDRFPVLCFDEQPCFLIGDVMAPVPSEPGRVAKQDYEYQRFGSAAVLLAVEPKTGRRFVQVCARRTAEEYTAFMQNLERAYPAAVQITLVQDHLNTHHGGSFYKFMSPQAAHRLVGRFEWVYTPKHASWLNMAELEFSALQRQCLNRRIPVLERLRSEVEAWVAARSRAGVTLNWQFSTQVARRTLGRHYEAIRIK is encoded by the coding sequence GTGCAACTCCTGAGGTATTCGCTTGCTGGCAGAGAAGGCTGTAGAGCTGAACTTGGTCGACCACATCGCTCCGTCGACGGTGTTCTACATTCTGAAAAAAACGCGGTCCAGCCGCACCGCAAAAGGCAGTGGTGCATCGCGCACCTGACGGCGAATTTCCTCTGCGAGATGGAACGCGTTCTGGACGTGTACTCTCGGCCCTACGACGACCGTTTTCCCGTGTTGTGCTTCGATGAGCAACCCTGCTTCCTGATCGGTGACGTCATGGCCCCGGTTCCATCGGAACCGGGGCGAGTCGCCAAACAAGACTACGAATACCAGCGCTTTGGGAGCGCGGCTGTGTTGCTGGCCGTCGAGCCGAAAACAGGCCGACGGTTTGTCCAGGTCTGTGCCCGACGGACCGCCGAGGAGTACACCGCCTTCATGCAGAACCTGGAACGGGCCTATCCAGCAGCCGTCCAGATCACCCTGGTTCAGGACCACCTCAATACGCATCACGGCGGCAGTTTCTACAAGTTCATGTCGCCACAGGCGGCCCACCGGTTGGTGGGCCGCTTCGAGTGGGTCTACACGCCCAAACATGCCTCGTGGCTGAACATGGCAGAACTGGAATTCAGTGCCCTTCAGCGGCAGTGCTTGAACCGGCGTATTCCAGTGCTGGAACGGCTTCGGTCGGAAGTCGAGGCTTGGGTGGCAGCGCGTTCACGCGCGGGCGTCACCCTCAACTGGCAGTTCTCCACCCAGGTCGCCCGCCGGACGCTAGGACGGCACTACGAAGCCATTCGTATTAAATGA
- a CDS encoding transposase encodes MSTSQILGERVRILADEFLAVPTTSYQQRSLEAALSMFLDTATKTALHRAELVSKSALSRLLNEYPWDTAQGWAILQRAQWDALLVAARRKHRPLLRLSVDLTSIEKKGSTLPFVRVYNEVHGIHLVVLFAEYGAVKFPVGYRVYRGKGTATPVTLARELLRTVPDAIRRRFRIRVLADSGFESAVFLDEVRQLGFEFVVGVRSTRRTMHPGEVTVADCPHGGYIELKNWPHDPLVLGRVDRGDRVFHAVSSELMEGDEVVAEGAKRWSEESFFKEGKHQFGLAQFALRTAVGLDRWVLLVFLAWTLAILHRETGMTLEACAALALMTVMPDVHLNRLLLTFSRNSEFLRQHGYSLRYARCNS; translated from the coding sequence GTGTCTACGTCACAGATTCTGGGGGAGCGCGTCCGCATTCTGGCAGATGAGTTCCTGGCCGTTCCAACCACGTCCTACCAACAGCGCAGCCTGGAGGCTGCGCTGTCGATGTTCCTGGACACTGCCACCAAAACGGCGTTGCACCGCGCTGAGTTGGTCAGCAAAAGTGCGCTGAGCCGCCTCCTGAACGAGTACCCCTGGGATACGGCACAGGGTTGGGCCATCTTGCAGCGCGCCCAGTGGGACGCGCTGCTTGTCGCGGCCCGACGAAAACACCGCCCACTCCTGCGGCTGAGTGTCGACCTGACCAGCATCGAAAAAAAGGGCAGCACGCTGCCCTTCGTTCGCGTCTACAACGAGGTTCACGGCATCCATCTGGTCGTGTTGTTCGCCGAATACGGAGCGGTGAAGTTTCCCGTGGGGTACCGGGTCTACCGGGGCAAGGGGACAGCGACCCCAGTGACTCTGGCACGAGAACTTCTGCGAACCGTCCCAGACGCGATCCGTCGTCGATTCCGGATTCGCGTGTTAGCAGACAGCGGATTCGAATCCGCTGTCTTCCTGGATGAAGTCAGGCAGCTGGGCTTCGAGTTTGTGGTGGGCGTTCGGTCAACCCGGCGGACGATGCACCCAGGCGAGGTCACGGTGGCTGACTGTCCGCATGGAGGCTACATCGAATTGAAGAACTGGCCGCATGACCCGCTGGTGCTGGGTCGCGTCGACCGTGGAGACCGGGTGTTTCACGCGGTTTCTTCGGAACTGATGGAAGGCGACGAGGTGGTCGCCGAGGGGGCAAAGCGGTGGAGTGAGGAATCGTTCTTCAAGGAGGGCAAGCACCAGTTTGGTCTGGCGCAGTTCGCATTGCGAACTGCTGTGGGCCTGGATCGCTGGGTCCTGCTGGTGTTCCTGGCCTGGACACTGGCCATCCTGCACCGAGAGACCGGGATGACCCTGGAGGCGTGTGCTGCTCTGGCACTGATGACGGTCATGCCAGACGTTCATTTGAACCGCCTGCTCCTGACGTTCAGCAGAAACTCGGAATTTCTCCGCCAGCACGGCTATTCACTGCGCTATGCGAGGTGCAACTCCTGA
- a CDS encoding ribokinase yields the protein MTLLVVGSVNADLTVRAPHIPAPGETVLGGDVRVSPGGKGANQAVAAALAGARVALCGAVGADPFQEAALRGLTRAGVDLGGLHTLDAPTGLALITVAQGGENAITVASGANARMTPEHLPTDFAPFSHLLLQGELPVGVTREAARRARAAGLTVLLNAAPVQAPDPELLAQVTHLLVNEPELAALAPGGGEVEAQARALLASGPHAVTVTLGARGSLTVTGAETYPLAALPVIPVDTTGAGDTFAGVLAAELVAGSPLPGALRTAGVAASLACTRPGAQDAMPTREEIDNLIGGLSDDNLRRLGLSKVVREDG from the coding sequence GTGACCCTGCTCGTGGTCGGCAGCGTGAATGCCGACCTGACCGTGCGGGCGCCCCACATCCCTGCTCCCGGTGAGACGGTCCTGGGGGGCGACGTGCGCGTGTCGCCGGGCGGCAAGGGGGCCAATCAGGCGGTCGCGGCGGCCCTCGCCGGAGCGCGGGTGGCGCTGTGCGGGGCCGTGGGCGCCGACCCCTTCCAGGAGGCGGCCCTGCGCGGCCTGACGCGGGCGGGGGTGGACCTCGGCGGGCTGCACACGCTGGACGCGCCCACGGGCCTCGCCCTGATCACTGTGGCCCAGGGCGGCGAGAACGCGATCACGGTGGCGAGCGGCGCCAATGCCCGGATGACGCCCGAGCATCTGCCCACCGACTTCGCCCCCTTCTCCCACCTGCTGCTGCAAGGCGAACTGCCCGTCGGGGTGACCCGCGAGGCGGCGCGGCGAGCGCGGGCGGCGGGCCTGACCGTGCTTCTCAACGCGGCTCCCGTGCAGGCCCCCGACCCCGAGTTGCTCGCCCAGGTCACCCACCTGCTCGTGAACGAACCCGAGTTGGCCGCCCTCGCCCCCGGTGGGGGAGAGGTGGAGGCCCAGGCCCGCGCCCTCCTCGCGTCCGGACCTCACGCGGTCACCGTGACTCTGGGAGCGCGGGGCAGCCTGACGGTGACTGGAGCCGAGACGTATCCCCTTGCCGCGCTCCCCGTCATCCCCGTGGACACCACCGGAGCAGGGGACACCTTCGCGGGCGTGCTGGCCGCCGAACTGGTCGCGGGGTCACCCCTCCCGGGGGCGCTGCGGACGGCGGGGGTCGCGGCTTCGCTGGCCTGCACCCGCCCCGGCGCGCAGGACGCGATGCCCACGCGGGAGGAGATCGACAACTTGATTGGCGGATTGTCGGATGACAATTTACGCCGTTTAGGGCTGAGCAAGGTTGTGCGCGAGGACGGCTAG
- a CDS encoding nucleoside deaminase, whose protein sequence is MTAPHRSYLQEALALAREALEAGSSPVGAVLVNADGEIIGRGRNRVGEAQTPEHVGAASVAHAEMDLFFAAGKLRDPETLTLYTSLEPCLMCGGASALLGVGRVVWATDDPWGGSGRLIKWSDHPAMQETQVLPCPDPELEAEGARLFAPEAKRAFPDEGWALWQERYPAETAEVE, encoded by the coding sequence ATGACTGCCCCCCACCGTTCCTACCTTCAGGAGGCCCTCGCCCTCGCCCGGGAAGCGCTGGAGGCGGGCAGCTCGCCCGTCGGGGCGGTGCTGGTCAATGCCGACGGCGAGATCATCGGCCGGGGCCGCAACCGCGTCGGGGAGGCCCAGACGCCCGAGCATGTGGGGGCTGCCAGCGTGGCGCACGCCGAGATGGACCTCTTTTTCGCGGCGGGAAAGCTGAGGGACCCCGAGACGCTGACCCTCTACACCAGCCTGGAACCCTGCCTGATGTGCGGCGGCGCCTCCGCCCTGCTGGGGGTCGGCCGGGTCGTGTGGGCCACCGACGACCCCTGGGGCGGCTCGGGCCGGTTGATCAAGTGGAGCGACCACCCCGCCATGCAGGAGACCCAGGTGCTGCCCTGCCCCGACCCCGAACTGGAGGCCGAGGGCGCCCGCCTCTTCGCCCCCGAGGCCAAACGCGCCTTTCCGGACGAGGGCTGGGCGCTGTGGCAGGAGCGTTACCCCGCCGAGACGGCGGAGGTGGAGTGA
- a CDS encoding long-chain fatty acid--CoA ligase, with product MERPWLSHYEEGVPHEFTPTNDTLPDLLRRTAEQYPDRTALTFLGAKTTYRALWQQALSFAAALQKIGVQPGERVSLMLPNCPQFVVGFYGALLAGATVVNTSPLYTPHELQHQLQDSGSETLILLDAFYPRYEQIAGTVPVQRVIVTGIQDALPFPKNVLYPLKARREGTWVGVKAGGSVYSMTQLVRQDGTPEPVVMRPDDVALLQYTGGTTGVPKGAMLTHHNLVANAEQARAWMTDLRAGQEVTLAAIPFFHVYGMTVAMNLSLLIGATIVLVPNARDIKMVLGQIDASGATLFPGVPTLYNAINHHPDTPKHDLTSIRACISGSAPLLLETARQFRQITGGANLVEGYGLTEASPITHTNPIFGDQREGSIGLPFPGVDAVVMGEDGQPVPTGEVGELWVSGPMVMKGYYNRPDETEKVLREWQGQTWLLTGDMAVMDDDGYFRIVDRKKDLIIAGGFNIYPREVEEVLIAHPAVLEAAAVGVPDEYRGESVHAVVVLKPGQEATEADIIAHCRRELSAYKAPRSVEFRAELPKTAVGKVLRRQLADEAKAARQQPA from the coding sequence ATGGAGAGACCCTGGCTGTCCCACTACGAAGAAGGTGTGCCGCACGAGTTCACGCCGACCAACGACACCCTGCCCGACCTGCTGCGGCGCACGGCAGAGCAGTACCCCGACCGCACCGCCCTGACCTTCCTGGGCGCAAAGACGACCTACCGGGCGCTGTGGCAGCAGGCCCTGAGCTTCGCGGCGGCGCTGCAGAAGATCGGGGTTCAGCCCGGCGAGCGCGTCAGCCTGATGCTGCCCAACTGCCCGCAATTCGTGGTGGGCTTTTACGGGGCGCTGCTCGCCGGGGCCACGGTGGTCAACACCAGCCCGCTGTACACCCCGCACGAGTTGCAGCACCAGCTTCAGGACAGCGGCAGCGAGACGCTGATCCTGCTCGACGCCTTCTACCCCCGTTACGAGCAGATTGCCGGGACGGTCCCGGTGCAGCGGGTGATCGTGACCGGGATTCAGGACGCACTCCCCTTCCCGAAAAACGTGCTGTACCCGCTCAAGGCCCGCCGCGAGGGCACCTGGGTGGGCGTGAAGGCCGGGGGGTCGGTGTACTCCATGACGCAGCTCGTGCGGCAGGACGGCACGCCAGAGCCGGTAGTCATGCGTCCCGACGACGTGGCCCTGCTCCAGTACACGGGCGGCACGACCGGCGTGCCCAAGGGCGCGATGCTGACCCACCACAACCTCGTGGCGAACGCTGAGCAGGCCCGCGCGTGGATGACCGACCTGAGGGCCGGGCAGGAGGTCACGCTGGCCGCCATCCCCTTCTTCCACGTCTACGGGATGACGGTGGCGATGAACCTCAGCCTTCTGATCGGGGCGACCATCGTGCTGGTGCCCAATGCGCGGGACATCAAGATGGTGCTGGGCCAGATCGACGCGAGCGGGGCGACCCTCTTTCCCGGCGTGCCGACCCTGTACAACGCGATCAACCACCACCCCGACACCCCCAAGCACGACCTGACCAGCATCCGCGCCTGCATCAGCGGGTCGGCGCCGCTGCTGCTGGAAACGGCGCGGCAGTTCCGGCAGATCACCGGGGGCGCCAATCTGGTGGAGGGCTACGGCCTGACCGAAGCCAGCCCCATCACGCACACCAACCCGATTTTCGGTGACCAGCGCGAGGGCAGCATCGGCCTGCCGTTCCCCGGCGTGGACGCTGTGGTCATGGGCGAGGACGGCCAGCCGGTCCCGACCGGCGAGGTGGGCGAGCTGTGGGTGTCCGGCCCGATGGTCATGAAGGGGTACTACAACCGCCCCGACGAGACTGAGAAGGTGCTGCGCGAGTGGCAGGGCCAGACCTGGCTGCTGACCGGCGACATGGCCGTCATGGACGACGACGGGTACTTCCGCATCGTGGACCGCAAGAAGGACCTGATCATCGCGGGGGGCTTCAACATCTACCCGCGCGAGGTCGAGGAAGTGCTCATCGCCCACCCCGCCGTGCTAGAAGCCGCCGCCGTGGGCGTGCCCGACGAGTACCGGGGCGAGAGCGTGCACGCGGTCGTGGTCCTCAAGCCGGGGCAGGAGGCGACCGAGGCCGACATCATCGCCCACTGCCGCCGCGAACTCAGCGCCTACAAGGCGCCCCGCAGCGTGGAGTTCCGCGCCGAACTGCCCAAGACGGCGGTCGGCAAGGTGTTGCGCCGCCAGCTCGCGGACGAGGCGAAGGCGGCCCGGCAGCAGCCCGCCTGA
- a CDS encoding L-glutamate gamma-semialdehyde dehydrogenase — protein MTNTLMEGFLPFEHEPYFAFGQPEVAERQRAAYRAVREKYVGQSFPLHIGGRAVEGEDTFEVRNPADTREVVWRFPKATPAQREEAIRCAAEAFEDWRFSDPLQRATIFKRAAELLRARRMEFNAVMGLENGKNWAEADGEVAECVDHFEVFARETLKWAQGKPVYPMPDEHVTTVYEPLGVVVTISPWNFPAAIPLGMSLGAIAAGNTVVWKPASETPLSSLLMVELLYEAGLPRGVIQFLTGTDEVLGDPLVDHKDVRMIAFTGSKEIGCRIYERAARVGPGQRWLKRVIAEMGGKDPTVVCADGDIDAAALGIVQSAFGYAGQKCSACSRVIAEESVYDELLEKVVRLAGELKVGSPEENGAIGPVIHAGSAERIMGYIERGKQTARLVLGGERADAGEAEGGYVQPTIFADVDPKDPLFQEEIFGPVLSFTKARDWEHAIELANDSEYGLTAAFYSRDPRKIEEARRRIHVGNLYVNRKCTGALSGTHAFGGYGMSGTNAKVGGPDYLFWFVQTKTVAQKY, from the coding sequence ATGACGAACACGCTGATGGAGGGTTTCCTCCCCTTTGAACACGAGCCGTATTTCGCCTTCGGTCAGCCGGAGGTGGCCGAGCGCCAGCGGGCGGCCTACCGCGCGGTGCGGGAGAAGTATGTGGGCCAGAGCTTTCCGCTGCATATCGGCGGGCGGGCCGTGGAGGGCGAGGACACCTTCGAGGTCCGCAACCCCGCCGACACCCGCGAGGTGGTGTGGCGCTTCCCGAAGGCGACCCCGGCCCAGCGCGAAGAAGCGATTCGCTGCGCCGCCGAGGCGTTCGAGGACTGGCGCTTCTCCGACCCCCTCCAGCGGGCCACCATCTTCAAGCGGGCGGCCGAGCTGTTGCGGGCGCGGCGGATGGAATTCAACGCGGTGATGGGCCTGGAAAACGGCAAGAACTGGGCCGAGGCTGACGGCGAGGTCGCCGAGTGCGTGGACCACTTCGAGGTCTTCGCCCGCGAGACGCTGAAGTGGGCGCAGGGCAAGCCCGTCTACCCCATGCCCGACGAGCACGTCACGACCGTCTACGAGCCGCTGGGCGTGGTCGTGACCATCAGCCCGTGGAACTTCCCGGCGGCGATTCCGCTGGGCATGAGCCTGGGGGCCATCGCGGCGGGCAACACCGTAGTCTGGAAGCCCGCCTCTGAGACGCCGCTGTCAAGCCTGCTGATGGTCGAGCTGCTGTACGAGGCGGGCCTCCCGCGAGGCGTCATCCAGTTCCTGACCGGGACGGACGAGGTGCTGGGTGATCCCCTGGTGGACCACAAGGATGTCCGCATGATCGCCTTTACCGGCTCCAAGGAGATCGGCTGCCGCATCTACGAGCGGGCGGCCCGCGTGGGGCCGGGGCAGCGCTGGCTCAAGCGTGTGATCGCGGAGATGGGCGGCAAGGACCCCACGGTGGTCTGCGCCGACGGCGACATTGACGCGGCGGCGCTGGGCATCGTGCAGTCGGCCTTCGGGTACGCCGGGCAGAAGTGTTCCGCATGCAGCCGGGTCATCGCCGAGGAGAGCGTGTACGACGAGCTGCTGGAGAAGGTCGTGCGGTTGGCGGGGGAGCTGAAGGTCGGCTCGCCGGAGGAGAACGGGGCGATCGGCCCGGTGATCCATGCGGGGAGCGCCGAGCGGATCATGGGCTATATCGAGCGCGGCAAGCAGACCGCCCGCCTGGTGCTGGGCGGCGAGCGGGCGGACGCGGGCGAGGCCGAGGGCGGTTACGTGCAGCCCACCATCTTCGCGGACGTCGACCCGAAAGACCCCCTCTTTCAGGAGGAGATCTTCGGCCCGGTCCTCAGCTTCACGAAGGCCCGTGACTGGGAGCACGCCATCGAGCTGGCGAACGACTCCGAGTACGGCCTGACCGCCGCCTTCTACAGCCGCGATCCGCGCAAGATCGAGGAAGCGCGGCGGCGCATTCACGTCGGAAACCTGTACGTGAACCGCAAGTGCACGGGAGCGCTGTCGGGCACCCACGCCTTCGGCGGCTACGGCATGAGCGGCACGAACGCGAAGGTGGGCGGGCCGGACTACCTCTTCTGGTTCGTGCAGACGAAGACGGTGGCGCAGAAGTACTGA
- a CDS encoding DUF4180 domain-containing protein — protein sequence MKDEPRVKTAGELGVSVRSLPDVSHLIGAAWGLGGLILTEADLGPEFFHLRSGLAGDLFQKLTNYGIPTALVLPDFAAHGERFGELAHEHAAHPLIRFVRTEAEARAWLGASAAP from the coding sequence ATGAAGGACGAACCTCGGGTCAAGACGGCAGGGGAACTGGGCGTGAGTGTCCGGAGCCTGCCCGACGTCTCCCACCTGATCGGCGCTGCCTGGGGTTTGGGCGGTCTGATCCTCACCGAAGCGGACCTCGGCCCGGAGTTCTTCCACCTTCGCAGCGGACTGGCGGGCGACCTCTTTCAGAAGCTCACCAATTACGGCATTCCCACGGCGCTGGTCCTGCCGGACTTCGCGGCCCACGGCGAACGCTTTGGCGAACTCGCCCACGAGCATGCCGCCCACCCCCTGATTCGTTTTGTTCGCACCGAGGCCGAGGCGCGGGCTTGGCTCGGAGCCAGCGCCGCGCCCTAG
- a CDS encoding DinB family protein, with protein sequence MTDTQPDRNERAQLAFARLLPKLFRGGQAFVGVEAALSGMDAETAARRPDGLPHSVAELVAHVNWWNRWMLDIIEMGQALPYPAHAADTWPAVTPEDWPRVKGEFYELLARVDTHTARPDLANPVNHDETIGELLADFALHTAHHFGQVVTVRQALGAWPPPGGGDTW encoded by the coding sequence ATGACCGACACCCAACCCGACCGCAACGAGCGTGCCCAGCTCGCCTTTGCCCGGCTGCTGCCCAAGCTGTTCCGGGGCGGGCAGGCCTTTGTGGGCGTGGAGGCAGCCCTGAGCGGCATGGACGCAGAGACCGCCGCCCGCCGCCCGGACGGGCTGCCGCATTCGGTGGCCGAACTGGTGGCCCACGTGAACTGGTGGAACCGCTGGATGCTCGACATCATCGAGATGGGGCAGGCCCTGCCCTACCCCGCCCACGCCGCCGACACCTGGCCTGCCGTGACCCCGGAGGACTGGCCGCGCGTCAAGGGCGAGTTCTACGAGCTGCTCGCACGGGTGGACACCCACACCGCCCGCCCGGACCTTGCCAACCCGGTCAACCACGACGAGACTATCGGCGAGCTGCTGGCCGACTTCGCCCTGCACACGGCGCACCATTTCGGGCAGGTGGTCACGGTGCGGCAGGCGCTGGGGGCGTGGCCGCCTCCGGGGGGCGGGGATACGTGGTAG
- a CDS encoding aspartate aminotransferase family protein — protein MTDSSVFYRSRKPSPTAVRGEGVYLYDAGGRRWLDGSSGALVANIGHGRPEVAEAMARQARELPFVHGSQFTSDVLEEYAARLTAFLGLPRFRFWAVSGGSEANESAIKLARQYHVERGESERYKVITRVPSYHGASLGALAASGMGARRAMYAPLMNEAAWPKMPKPDPTLSGEDDAERLRAVLEEAGPSSVAAFICEPVVGASDAALAPNPGYHARIAEICREHGVLFIADEVMSGMGRCGSPLAVRLGGDVTPDLVVLGKGLAAGYAPLAGLAASPETYRTVMEGSGAFQHGFTYAGHPVSVAAGLSVLEIVERERLPERAREQGKRLLAGLRDLQGCHPSVLEVRGHGLLLGVVLGDPRTGEACTAPGLAGRVAAAAWERGLITYPGTGALDGTRGDHLLLGPPLSITDGEVDEMLAALDGALEAVG, from the coding sequence GTGACCGACTCCAGCGTCTTCTACCGTTCGCGCAAGCCCTCTCCGACCGCTGTCCGTGGGGAGGGGGTGTACCTCTACGACGCGGGCGGGCGGCGCTGGCTGGACGGTTCCTCGGGGGCGCTGGTGGCGAATATCGGGCACGGGCGCCCGGAGGTCGCGGAGGCGATGGCGCGGCAGGCCCGCGAGTTGCCCTTCGTCCACGGCTCGCAGTTCACCTCGGACGTGTTGGAGGAGTACGCGGCGCGGCTGACGGCCTTCCTGGGGCTGCCGAGGTTCCGTTTCTGGGCCGTGTCGGGCGGCTCGGAGGCGAACGAGAGCGCGATCAAGCTGGCGCGGCAGTACCACGTGGAACGCGGCGAGTCGGAGCGGTACAAGGTCATCACGCGGGTGCCGAGCTACCACGGCGCCTCGCTGGGAGCGCTGGCGGCGTCGGGGATGGGGGCACGTCGGGCGATGTACGCCCCGCTGATGAACGAGGCCGCGTGGCCCAAGATGCCCAAGCCTGACCCTACCCTCTCCGGCGAGGACGACGCCGAGCGGCTGCGGGCGGTGCTGGAGGAGGCGGGGCCTTCGAGTGTCGCCGCCTTTATCTGCGAGCCCGTCGTGGGCGCATCGGATGCCGCGCTGGCCCCGAATCCGGGCTATCACGCCCGCATCGCGGAGATTTGCCGGGAGCACGGCGTCCTCTTCATCGCCGATGAGGTCATGAGCGGCATGGGCCGCTGCGGCTCACCGCTGGCGGTACGGCTGGGGGGAGACGTGACCCCGGACCTCGTGGTGCTGGGCAAGGGACTGGCGGCCGGATATGCGCCGCTGGCGGGACTGGCCGCCTCGCCGGAGACTTACCGCACGGTGATGGAGGGGTCGGGCGCCTTCCAGCACGGCTTCACCTACGCCGGGCACCCGGTCAGCGTGGCGGCGGGGCTGAGCGTGTTGGAGATCGTGGAGCGCGAGAGGCTGCCAGAACGGGCACGGGAGCAGGGGAAACGGCTGCTGGCGGGGCTGCGCGACCTCCAGGGATGTCATCCCAGCGTGCTGGAGGTGCGCGGGCACGGCCTGTTGCTGGGCGTGGTGCTAGGTGATCCCCGGACGGGCGAGGCTTGCACGGCACCGGGCCTCGCCGGGCGGGTGGCGGCGGCGGCGTGGGAGCGCGGGCTGATCACCTACCCGGGCACGGGCGCCCTGGACGGCACGCGCGGCGACCACCTGCTGCTGGGGCCGCCGCTGAGCATCACCGATGGGGAAGTGGACGAGATGCTCGCGGCGCTGGACGGGGCGCTGGAGGCAGTGGGCTAA
- the map gene encoding type I methionyl aminopeptidase, with amino-acid sequence MSRVALKSAREIEAMRRAGALVAESFRVLEPHVKPGVTLADLDRLAEEHIRKNGAAPAYLGYGPRTNPFPGTICASVNEVICHGIPGPRELQEGDIIGVDIGVYMDGVYGDACYTYTVGQVRPEVQALVDTTRECLAAGLEQVRPGGRTGDIGHAIQTLAESRGFGVVREYTGHGIGKRLHEEPTIYHHGARYTGLKLQPGMVFTVEPMINLGRPETRLLSDGWTVITADKQPSAQFEHTVVVTPKGHEVLTL; translated from the coding sequence ATGAGCCGAGTCGCCCTGAAATCCGCCCGCGAGATCGAAGCCATGCGCCGCGCGGGGGCGCTCGTCGCCGAGAGCTTCCGGGTGCTGGAGCCGCATGTCAAGCCCGGCGTCACCCTGGCCGACCTCGACCGCCTCGCCGAGGAACATATCCGCAAGAACGGGGCCGCGCCCGCCTACCTGGGCTATGGCCCCAGGACCAACCCCTTTCCCGGCACGATCTGTGCGTCCGTCAACGAGGTGATCTGCCACGGCATCCCCGGCCCGCGCGAGTTGCAGGAGGGGGACATCATCGGGGTGGACATCGGCGTGTACATGGACGGCGTCTATGGCGACGCCTGCTACACCTACACGGTGGGGCAGGTGCGCCCCGAGGTACAGGCGCTGGTGGACACCACCCGCGAGTGCCTCGCTGCCGGGCTGGAGCAGGTGCGGCCGGGGGGACGCACGGGCGATATCGGCCACGCCATTCAGACCCTCGCCGAGTCGCGCGGGTTCGGTGTGGTCCGCGAGTACACCGGCCACGGCATCGGCAAGCGGCTGCACGAGGAACCCACCATCTACCATCACGGGGCGCGGTACACCGGTCTCAAGCTCCAGCCCGGCATGGTGTTCACGGTTGAGCCGATGATCAACCTCGGTCGCCCGGAGACCCGGCTGCTCTCCGACGGCTGGACGGTCATCACCGCCGACAAGCAGCCCAGCGCCCAGTTCGAGCACACGGTGGTCGTGACGCCCAAGGGCCACGAGGTTCTGACGCTGTAG